A genomic region of Caenorhabditis elegans chromosome V contains the following coding sequences:
- the scl-27 gene encoding SCP domain-containing protein (Confirmed by transcript evidence) — MNTALILLALIAKLAADLYGKEAYDRIVKVHNELGNDVACGKYQNHSDYPKASQMMMMKWNQSLAEAVGNVKHSCQQLKERYLKKFIKGENLYRVYFYNTVVDGLQERDEILRRSEKAVSTGANFEVERFHKILHDKVTSIGCSYKNCENDQGYDMRYFICKYSPIDNGDMYHVGEPCSQCPVGTSCNQNANSEFFNLCQ; from the exons ATGAACACTGCCCTAATTCTTCTGGCTCTGATTGCTAAATTGGCTGCTGATCTATATGGAAAGGAAGCATATGATAGGATCGTTAAAGTACATAACGAGTTGGGAAATGATGTGGCATGtggaaaataccaaaatcacAGTGACTACCCCAAGGCTTctcagatgatgatgatg aaatggaACCAGTCTTTGGCCGAAGCTGTCGGAAATGTCAAACATTCTTGTCAGCAATTAAAAGAgcgatatttgaaaaaattcattaaaggAGAGAACCTCTACAGAGTTTACTTTTATAATACGGTAGTAGAT GGCTTGCAAGAACGTGATGAAATTTTACGAAGATCTGAAAAAGCAGTTAGTACAGGAGctaattttgaagttgaacGATTTCATAAGATACTTCATGACAAGGTGACTTCAATCGGATGTAGCTACAAGAACTGTGAAAATGATCAAGGTTATGACATGCGTTATTTCATATGCAAGTATAGTCCAAT AGATAATGGAGATATGTACCACGTAGGAGAGCCATGCAGTCAGTGTCCAGTTGGTACCTCGTGCAATCAAAATGCGAATTCGGAGTTTTTCAATCTTTGCCAATAA
- the nhr-253 gene encoding Nuclear Hormone Receptor family (Confirmed by transcript evidence), translating into MVATNQKCAVCERFTTEFNYGVPSCNACKIFFRRLITRTTPVKKCYLGENCFTKTPITQKCVFCRFQKCIQVGMTLPSYLHFGEQTKEKCLDSTIQNLMLLDAHREDLMANYHTSYLDPTIDEVIRINKVDYIRKSQSHQLNFYNWAFHCSLVTVDFMKKFPFVNLLRFEDQKYLLKEFYIKLIVFISSKRSMSRGKECMTFPDGSDVLPPASSEWHISKISPNLENKIRCRLIGRLSELRITDEEYLLMCVLIFCNPSLSQLSENGRRLLTSYQHLYSSALLQYCLLTYEKAGPARFAELLGICHVIGVQYDDAIHYNVLVQLTKARLDVKQLIKDGMDAAFCN; encoded by the exons ATGGTGGCTACGAATCAGAAATGTGCCGTCTGTGAGCGCTTCACAACTGAGTTTAATTAtgga GTACCTTCCTGCAACGCGTGTAAAATTTTCTTCCGCCGACTAATCACGCGAACAACTCCCGTCAAAAAATGCTACCTGGGAGAAAACTGCTTCACGA aaacccCAATAACccaaaaatgtgtattttgcCGATTTCAAAAGTGCATTCAAGTGGGAATGACTCTCCCATCCTATCTTCACTTTGGCGAACAGACCAAAGAAAAGTGCCTAGATTCAACGATTCAGAATCTGATGCTCTTGGATGCTCATCGAGAGGATTTGATGGCAAACTACCACACGAGCTACCTGGATCCAACTATCGATGAAGTGATAAGAATCAATAAAGTCGATTATATAAGGAAATCTCAAAGTCATCAACTGAATTTCTACAACTGGGCATTCCACTGCTCCCTTGTTACCGTAGATTTCATGAAGAAATTCCCGTTTGTAAACCTTCTAAGATTTGAGGACCAGAAGTATCTGCTAAAAGAGTTTTATATAAAGCTCATCGTGTTTATCAGCTCAAAACGGTCAATGTCACGTGGAAAAGAATGTATGACATTTCCCGATGGCTCAGACGTTTTACCACCGGCGTCTTCGGAATGGCATATATCGAAAATCTctccaaatttggaaaataagatTAGATGTCGGCTGATTGGACGGTTGAGCGAGCTTCGGATCACTGATGAGGAGTATCTGTTGATGTGTGTGCTGATATTTTGTAATCCAT ctcTATCGCAACTCTCCGAAAACGGAAGACGACTCCTGACCTCCTACCAGCACCTCTACAGCTCGGCTCTTCTACAATATTGCCTTCTCACTTACGAAAAAGCTGGACCAGCAAGATTCGCGGAGCTACTCGGAATTTGCCACGTCATTGGAGTTCAGTACGACGACGCGATTCACTATAACGTCCTGGTGCAATTGACAAAGGCTCGGCTAGATGTGAAGCAACTTATCAAGGACGGAATGGACGCAGCGTTTTGTAATTGA